From Deltaproteobacteria bacterium, one genomic window encodes:
- a CDS encoding bifunctional nuclease family protein, whose amino-acid sequence MFIEMRVAGITVDPMTNAPIVILRDVNSDNTLPIWIGVLEASAIASEVEKMKFTRPMTHDLFRNVLDKVDVSLKRIEVNDLRENVYYATIHLNHAGAVIAVDARPSDAIALALRMSSPIFVEASIIEKSRSVDYSKAPKTADGSKAGGETLENLTPESFGKYKM is encoded by the coding sequence GTGTTTATAGAGATGCGCGTGGCTGGCATTACCGTAGACCCCATGACAAATGCGCCGATAGTGATACTTAGGGACGTAAACTCCGACAATACGCTTCCCATCTGGATAGGCGTGCTCGAGGCAAGCGCGATAGCCTCGGAGGTAGAGAAGATGAAGTTTACGCGCCCGATGACGCACGACCTTTTCAGGAACGTGCTCGATAAGGTCGATGTCTCGCTAAAGAGGATAGAGGTAAACGACTTGAGGGAAAACGTCTACTACGCGACAATACATCTAAACCACGCCGGAGCTGTCATAGCCGTGGACGCGAGGCCAAGCGATGCCATAGCGCTTGCGCTTCGGATGTCGTCGCCGATATTCGTGGAGGCGTCCATAATAGAAAAGTCGCGCTCGGTGGATTATTCCAAGGCGCCGAAGACCGCCGACGGCTCTAAGGCCGGCGGTGAAACGCTTGAGAACCTTACTCCCGAATCTTTCGGGAAGTACAAGATGTAG
- the miaB gene encoding tRNA (N6-isopentenyl adenosine(37)-C2)-methylthiotransferase MiaB has translation MDIVEKAEKSSKCVYIETFGCQMNEDDSVRMLERLRRNNYIPTEDAEKADLILVNTCSIRDKAEHKVYSTLGRYKLMKKDKPGLLIGVSGCVAQQSGEELLKRAPFLDVVVGTHNIHKIGDIVKGAETGIRAAYTDFKEGIDRDEYEVAEEAGVKAFVSIMRGCDNFCAYCIVPYVRGREASRSVSEIIDEVKQLSNKGTREVTLVGQNVNSYAGEKSFPELLRMVANVDGIKRVRFVTSHPKDMSDELIELFGKEEKLQRALHLPAQSGSNNVLKAMKRGYTIESYMAKVERLKTLYPDMALTTDIIAGFPGETDEDHAATIRLLKNVRFDNIFSFKYSPRPGTEAAAFDAQVDEDVKAIRLEEIQTLQRAISFEKSRALEGKTVKVLVEGESKVSADDLTGRSPCSRAVNFPKAKGIAAGDEVGVRIEKAYANSLRGAAVTVEAKDERGIVPCL, from the coding sequence ATGGACATTGTCGAAAAAGCCGAAAAATCAAGCAAATGCGTCTACATAGAGACCTTCGGCTGCCAGATGAACGAGGACGATTCGGTAAGGATGCTCGAGCGGCTTCGTAGGAATAACTACATTCCAACCGAAGACGCCGAGAAAGCTGATTTAATCCTCGTAAACACCTGCAGCATAAGGGACAAGGCCGAGCACAAGGTGTACTCGACACTTGGACGCTATAAGCTCATGAAGAAGGATAAGCCCGGGCTCCTTATCGGCGTTAGCGGCTGTGTTGCGCAGCAATCTGGCGAGGAGCTTCTAAAGAGGGCGCCGTTTCTGGATGTGGTCGTTGGCACGCACAACATCCACAAGATAGGCGACATAGTAAAAGGCGCTGAAACAGGCATAAGGGCAGCGTACACGGACTTTAAGGAAGGCATCGACAGAGACGAGTACGAGGTTGCAGAAGAAGCGGGAGTAAAGGCATTCGTTAGCATCATGCGCGGGTGCGACAACTTCTGCGCCTATTGCATCGTGCCGTATGTAAGGGGCAGGGAGGCAAGCAGAAGCGTTAGCGAGATAATCGACGAGGTCAAACAACTCTCCAACAAGGGCACAAGAGAGGTAACGCTTGTCGGGCAAAACGTCAACTCCTACGCAGGGGAAAAGAGCTTTCCCGAGCTGCTACGCATGGTCGCGAATGTCGACGGCATAAAGCGCGTAAGGTTCGTCACATCGCACCCCAAGGACATGTCGGATGAATTAATCGAGCTTTTTGGCAAAGAAGAAAAGCTCCAGAGGGCGCTGCACCTTCCGGCGCAGTCGGGCTCCAATAACGTGCTAAAGGCAATGAAGCGCGGGTATACAATCGAGTCCTACATGGCAAAGGTCGAGAGGCTAAAGACCCTTTACCCGGACATGGCGCTTACAACAGACATAATAGCCGGATTCCCCGGAGAAACTGATGAGGACCACGCGGCAACGATAAGGCTCTTAAAGAACGTTCGCTTTGACAATATATTTTCCTTCAAGTACTCGCCGCGCCCGGGCACAGAGGCAGCTGCATTTGATGCCCAGGTAGACGAGGACGTGAAGGCAATACGGCTCGAAGAGATACAGACGCTCCAGCGCGCCATATCGTTTGAAAAGAGCAGGGCGCTCGAAGGTAAAACTGTGAAAGTTCTTGTCGAGGGCGAAAGCAAGGTCTCGGCAGACGATTTAACCGGAAGGTCTCCGTGCTCGAGGGCCGTAAACTTTCCGAAGGCAAAGGGGATAGCGGCAGGGGATGAGGTCGGCGTGAGAATAGAGAAGGCGTACGCGAATTCGCTACGCGGAGCGGCCGTTACAGTAGAAGCAAAGGATGAAAGGGGGATTGTGCCGTGTTTATAG
- a CDS encoding Glu/Leu/Phe/Val dehydrogenase, producing the protein MPNKKKSFRENVDLMVDRAMIVKKLSPGLAAAIKQCNAVIKVQFPVEIKGKTEMFTGYRATHSSHMLPVKGGIRYSSDVNQDEVEALASLMTYKCAIVDVPFGGAKGGLCVDPLKYERDELQRITRAYARELAIRGFLSPATNVPAPDMGTGPREMAWIMDTYKNLYPEDINYIACVTGKPVHLGGVRGRTEATGKGIQYALRELFRFIDDVEKCGLSGDLSNKRMVVQGLGNVGYHAAKFLSEEDGVKVIAVIERDGVITNPKGINIDDLRAHIIKAGGVKGFSGGSFGEDRAGAMTIECDILMPAAMEGVITEENAGRINAKIVAEAANGPTTFEADEILRKRGITVIPDAFLNSGGVTVSYFEWVRNIGHIRFGRMGRRFDELRGQHITKAIEEITGKKLPEWAYKELLRGADELDLVYSGLDDTMRTAWQEIREVMAQNPAITDYRTAAYYIAIEKIERAYHAMGVY; encoded by the coding sequence ATGCCAAATAAAAAGAAAAGCTTTCGCGAGAACGTAGACCTGATGGTCGACAGGGCGATGATTGTAAAAAAATTAAGCCCCGGCCTTGCGGCAGCTATTAAGCAGTGTAACGCTGTTATCAAAGTCCAGTTCCCGGTGGAAATCAAAGGCAAGACCGAGATGTTCACCGGATATCGCGCAACACATAGCTCCCACATGCTCCCTGTAAAGGGCGGCATCAGGTACTCATCCGACGTTAATCAGGACGAGGTCGAGGCGCTTGCTTCCTTAATGACATACAAGTGCGCAATCGTTGACGTGCCCTTTGGCGGCGCAAAGGGCGGGCTCTGTGTAGACCCGCTAAAATACGAACGCGACGAGCTTCAGCGAATCACGCGCGCGTACGCAAGAGAGCTCGCAATCCGCGGCTTTTTAAGCCCCGCAACAAACGTCCCGGCCCCGGACATGGGCACAGGCCCGAGGGAAATGGCCTGGATAATGGACACCTATAAGAATTTATATCCAGAGGACATAAACTACATCGCGTGCGTTACCGGAAAGCCAGTGCACCTTGGAGGTGTAAGGGGCAGGACAGAGGCAACGGGAAAGGGCATACAGTACGCGCTTCGCGAGCTCTTTAGGTTTATCGATGATGTCGAGAAATGCGGCCTCTCCGGAGACCTTTCCAATAAGCGCATGGTCGTGCAAGGGCTCGGCAACGTCGGCTACCACGCGGCAAAGTTCCTTTCAGAGGAAGATGGGGTCAAGGTCATCGCAGTAATCGAGCGTGATGGCGTTATAACCAACCCCAAGGGCATCAACATAGACGACCTGAGGGCGCACATAATCAAGGCAGGCGGAGTAAAAGGCTTCTCAGGCGGCTCATTTGGCGAGGACAGGGCCGGGGCCATGACGATTGAATGCGACATACTCATGCCAGCTGCGATGGAAGGCGTAATCACCGAAGAGAACGCGGGAAGGATAAACGCTAAGATAGTTGCCGAGGCTGCAAACGGCCCGACCACATTCGAGGCAGACGAGATACTTAGAAAGCGCGGCATCACAGTCATCCCGGACGCGTTCCTTAACTCCGGCGGCGTTACAGTCAGCTACTTTGAATGGGTAAGGAACATCGGGCACATACGGTTTGGCAGGATGGGCAGGCGCTTCGACGAGCTAAGGGGCCAGCACATCACAAAGGCAATCGAGGAAATCACCGGTAAGAAGCTCCCTGAATGGGCGTATAAGGAACTGCTTCGCGGAGCTGACGAGCTTGACCTCGTGTACTCTGGCCTTGACGATACGATGCGTACAGCATGGCAGGAAATTCGCGAAGTCATGGCGCAAAACCCTGCCATAACCGACTACAGAACCGCGGCGTATTACATTGCCATAGAGAAAATAGAACGCGCTTACCATGCCATGGGTGTGTACTGA